The window GGAGAACGCACGGACCGGCGAACGGTCGAAGTCGAGGGGCATGCGGTGGGGTGGTCCCGTTCGACTACTTGAACCTACGGAGTCATTCACTCGTGTCGAACTGCGAGGACCATCGGTCACGCTGGCGCGACGACGACCACGGGACCGGCGGTGTTCGCCGCCAGCGTCAACCGAAGTCGATGTTCACCGGGGCCGAGAACCAGTCGCTCACCAACGACGTGAACCCGTGGGCCACCGACACGACGGACGATAGTCGTCCCCGACGCCGTCGTCGCCGCGAGTTCGACACCATCTCCCCCGTGAACCGTGAGTCGTGAGACGCCAGTCGCCCGCCACGACCCAGACGGAACGTCGAGGACGACGTGTCGACGTGCACCAGCGAGACCAGCAGGTGGTGGGTCTTCTGTGGCCGCGAGCGAGGCGGCGGCGTGGGCGATGTCGTCCGCCATCGTCCCGATTGTGACAGTCGTCGCATCTGCTCGTGCGGCGTCGACTGCCGGGAACGCAACACCCGCGATTGCCACCGTGAGAAGACACGTGAGGACGACGCGAATCACAGTACGTCACGGAGGCGCGCCGCCAGTCCGCGGGTGTTATCGGCAGACGTGTGCTGGTCGTCGGGACGGGAACGTCTGTGTTGAGGTGGTTCAGCGTCTGGGGCTCTCTGCTGCTCGATTGCTGCCGACTCGAACGTCGTCTCAGATTCGTCTACGAGAGCAGATTCGAGTGACTCCGCTTTGGCCAGTGCCGCGTTCGCCCGTCGTTCCACGTCTTCGTTGACGGTGCGAACACCACCGAGGTAGCCTCGAACCGCCTGCGTCGCTGCATCGACTTCGTCGAGACGTTCGGAGAGTGACTCGACTGTCGACTCGACAGCGGAGAGTCGGTCCTCGATAGCCGCGACGTCTTCGAGCGAAGAGACGTCGGTGTCGGTCCCCGTGACGGTCCGTTCGACTGCTTCGAGTCGGGAAACCAGTTCGTCCGTTCTGTCGACCGCGTGTGCGAATCCGTCGTGAGTCTCCGCGGAAGTGTCGGGAGTCATAGCCCCGGTTGGGGCCGTCATCGTACATAAACGTCCGGCGGTCGAAAGCGGGGAACTGCTCGTCCAGAAGTGGGTTCGTGGGGAACGTTCAAGGCGGGGCCAAGAGTGTGTTGTCGCATGAAGACCGTCCTGATTGGTGTAGGTCAAGCAGGTGGGAAACTCACCGCTGCCCTCCAGTCGTTCGACCAACAGATGGGATTCGGTGCTGTCCTCGGTGCCATCGGGGTCAACACCGCAAAGACCGACCTCCAGTCGCTCCCATTCGAGACCGTTCTCATCGGTCAAGACCGTGTCAACGGACACGGCGTCGGTGGCGACAACGAACTCGGCGCTGAAGTGATGGAAGCGGACAAGACGGAAGTCATGTCGGCACTCGACGGCCGAATCACGGCGAAGACGGAGGCGATATTCGTCGTCGCCGGGCTTGGTGGCGGGTCCGGGTCCGGTGGAGCGCCTGTCCTCGCGAAGGCTCTCAGACGAGTCTACGACGTTCCTGTCTACGTACTCGGCATCCTCCCCGGACAGGACGAAGGCGCGATGTATCAGGTCAACGCCGGTCGGTCGCTCAAGACTGTCGCCCGAGAGGCCGACGCCGTCCTCCTCGTCGACAACGACGCGTTCCGCTCGTCCGGTGAGTCGATGAGCGAAGGCTTCGACGCCATCAACGACGCCATCGCCCGCCGCGTTGGGTTACTCCTCGCGGCAGGCGAGGCAGTCGAAGGTGTCGGTGAGAGTGTCGTCGATAGCTCGGAAGTCATCAACACGCTCCGTGCCGGCGGAATCGCTGCACTCGGCTACGCCAGCGCCGAGGCCTCCGAAGTCGCAGAAGAGAACATCAACGCCGTGATGAGTACGGCACGTCGCTCACTTCTGACGGGAACCAGCCTTCCAGACGCGAGCGACGCCGACTCGGCACTCGTCGTCGTCGCCGGGAAACCGGACACCATCCCCAGAAAGGGTGTCGAACGCGCCCGCCGGTGGGTCGAGGAGGAGACCGGGAGTCTACAGGTTCGCGGCGGCGACTTCCCACTGGAGAGCGGTCGAATCGCGTCGCTCATCCTCCTCGGTGGCGTCGAACGCTCAGACCGCGTCGAGTCGTTCATGGAGCGGGCACGTGCCGCTATCGAGGAGGCCGAGAACGAGGTCCGGGAAGACCCGAAAGAGATGTGGCACAACGACGAACTAGACGACCTGTTGTAGGCGTCGCACTGCTGGACGAAGCGAGCGTGCCACTGCGCTGGGGGGAATCAGCGACGAGCGACGAAAGCGCGGCCGAAGCGACATCGTCTGCACCGGCCACCGCGTGATTTTTCGAATCGAGGGTCCTGTGTGAGACTCGTCTACTGGTGGACGAGACTCGCACCGTCGAGTTCGGTGCGGGCGTAGTCGAGTTCCATCAGGTCGAGAATCGTCGGCGCGATGTCGTAGAGGTCGGCGTCTTCTATCTCCGCGTCGGGGTCGTCGACGTAGAGCGTGGCGTTGTCGAACGAGTGCATCCCGTTGCGCGGCCCGGTTCCGAACACGTCGTCGTGACCCTTGAACCCGGACTTCAGGTCGAAGCCGTGGTTCGGGATGACGACGAGGTCAGGCGCGATGTCGTCGTGGTTGCCGCGGAAGGCTTCTTCCTTGACGACGACGCGTTCTGCGACCTTCTTGCCGTCGGGGCCTTCGAGTGCTTCGAGTTCCGCTTTGAGTTCGTCGCGGACTGCCTCGTACTCGTCCTTCGGGACGGAGCCACGGGGTTCGCGGCCTTCGAGGTTGATGAAGAACCGCCCGGGGATGAGCGAGTACGCCTTCGAGTCGGCGTGGATGTCGGACAGTGAGTCGTGGTCGTCCGATTCGTACGAGAGCCACCCTTCCTGTTCGAGCCACGTGTTACAGTGAACCTCGTAGTCGAGCGAGGTGAACCCGTGGTCGGAGGCGACGACGAGTGTCACGTCTTCGGGGAGCATCTCACGGATATTCCCGATGTACTCGTCGACCTTGCGGTAGAACTCCACGAACGCGTCTTTGTTCTTCCCGTCGCGTTCGTAGTCCTTGAAGAGGAAGTGGTTGACCCGGTCGGTGGTCATGAAGACGCCGAAGAAGAGGTCCCAATCGTCTTCCTGGAGGTAGTGCGAGAAGGCTTCGTACCGCTTGTCTAAGGTCTCGTGGGCGTCGTCCATGAACGCAGATTTGTCGTCGTCGTGACCGAGTTTGGCGTTCACGTCGATTTTGTAGCCCATCTCTTCGAGTTGGTCGCGGAAGTCGTCGGGGTAGGCGGCCTTGTCGACGCCGGGCGAGAGGAATCCGGAGACCATCCGCTGGACGTTTCGCTGGGGCGGGAACGTCACGGGGACGTTCATCACGGTGGCCTTCCGGCCGGCGTCGGTCACACGGTCCCAGAGGCGCGTGGCCTGCACGTCGCGGCCCATCGGGACGTACGTGTCGTACGACCCGACCTCGCGGTCTTGGAACCCGTAGACACCCGTCTCACCGGGGTTGACACCAGTGGTGAGCGCCGGCCAACACGCGCTGGATTCCGGTGGGACGATGCTGTCGATAGAACCTGCTGCACCATCGTCTGCGAGCGCCGCGAAGTTCGGGAACTCTTCGGGGTGCTCAGAGAGGAGACTAAATGGGACCCCGTCGATGCCGATGAAGGCGACGCGGGGGTGGTCCTTGCCGCGGAGTCGGTCGAACAAACCCATACGTTCCGGTACCAAAGAGAGCCATAAGAAGGTTCGTCTCTCTACGCGCGTTTGCGCCAATGTACGACGGATGTGCGCGTGTGTCCGAGTAGGCGGCGAGATTCACCGCCGAGCGACGAGACGAACAATGAAATCTGACTGAGTGTTCAGGCACGCGGCGAACCACGTATCCTGAGTGGACGCTCCGCCGAGACGGTGGTCCGACCACTCACGCGGAGTTCGCTCACGACGACGAACGCGAGACCCCACAGAACGAGCGCGACAGCCCACATCGTGCCCACGCTCGAAATCTGCGTCGGGAAGGCGAGTGAGACAGCGCCGAAGTAGATGGCGAGACCTGCGGTCAACCACGCGACGAAGCGGTGTCCCGGCGCACCCGCGGCCGCGATAAGGCCGAGGAGCAACAAGCCGATGGACATCGTCGTCATCTCCATGTAGTGACCGGCGACGGCGTGAACGTCACCCGTGCCCTGGAGGACGAACTGATTGGCTGCGAACGCGAGGACGGGGAGGGCCGCCACCGCGACGAGGCCGAGCAGTGCTGGACTGTAGTCGTCGCCGAGAGAGAGCAACTGCCGACCTGCGGGGTGGAACAGCGCCATGAGGCCCGTGAGGACGAAGAACGGGACGACTTCTTCGACCGGTCCACCGCCGACGATGGTTCCGACGAGGACGAGCGTCGTGACGAGGAACGCGACTTGCATCAGCGCAACCCGCTTGAGCGGACGGTACAGCTGACTCGCGACACCGAGGATGATTATCCAGACGTTTGCCGCGATGACCATCACGTGGAGGCGGTGCTCTGCGAGAATCTCGCCACCGGACCCCCACCCGGTGATGGCGAACGCGAGAAGTTCCGAGACGAACGCGGCGGCCATCCCGAGCGTCACCAGTGCAAGGAGGTAGAACGTGTACACCCGAACGCGCCTGAAGCTCGTTGTCGATTCCTCACTCTCGTCAGTATGTTCATTGGTATCAATAGACATAATTGTAGAAGAGGGTACGCGTGATGACGAGATAACCGTTTTTCGCGGTTTGTGGACCTATCTCTCCCCGTGGGTGTATCGAGGGAGGAAGCAGTGCCACCGACGGGGAGATGGGGCGAAGGAGCGAAGTGTCACGCGAGGTAACGTCAGAGCGTGAAGGAGTTCGAGCGCAAACAACTCCTGGAACGAGTCAATCGGGAGGGGGCGACGGTCGGTGTCCAGATTCCCGAGCGAATCGAGGTCCAGGGTGAAGATATCGACCTCAAACAGTTCGTCTTCGAGATAAAGCGCCGCGACACTATCCCTCCGGGCGAGCGCGAACGAGTCGACCAGGCGAAGCGAAATCTCCGTCGTGAGCGCCTCGAACGACTCGAACCAATCGAAGACGGCGAGATAAGCTACGAGGAAGGCCGCCAACTCGTCGACGACATCATCGGTATCGACCGGGCGCTGAACGCGCTCGAACAACTCCGGCCCACGGACCTCGAACAGGAGGCGAAACTCCAGAACGCCGCCGACCAGAAGCGCTGGATGAACTTCCTGAAGAAAGCGCTCGGTCGTGACGGTGGCAAGAGCAAGCGAGGTGGCCGATGAGCCGAAACGACGAGATTGCGACCCTCCTCGAAGAGTTCGCCGACCTGCTCGACGCGAAGGACGTGGCGTACAAACCGTCGAGTTACCGCCGTGCGGCAGAGAACGTCCGCGAGTACCCCAACCCAGTCGAAGAACTCGCCGAGGAGGGCGAAGACGCCGTCAAAGCGATAGACCGCGTCGGCGACGCTATCGCCTCGAAAATCGTCGAGTACGTCGAGACGGGCCACATCGAAGAGTTAGACGAGTTGCGAGACGAGTTGCCAGTGGACATGGCCGGCCTGACGAGCGTCGAAGGCGTCGGCCCGAAGACGGTCGGTACACTCTACGAGGAACTCGGCATCACCGACCTCGACGAGTTGGAGGCCGCCGCCCGCGACGGGCAGATTCAGGAGGTCAAAGGCTTCGGCGCGAAGACCGAAGCGAACATCCTCGAAGGCATCGAGTTCGCCCGCAAGGCGACGGGTCGAGAACTCCTCGGGAAGGCCCGCCCCGTCGCCGACGACCTGCTGGCGTACCTCGGCGAGCACGACGCTGTCGGCCGAGCAGAACCCGCCGGGTCGATGCGACGCTGGCGCGAGACAGTCGGCGACATCGACATCCTCGTCGGCAGCGACGACCCCTCCGCAGTCATCGACCACTTCCTCGCGTGGGACCTCGTCGACGACACCATCGAGGCAGGCGCACAGAAAGCGAGTACCCGAGTCAACGCGATGCGCGTCGACTTGCGCGTCGTCGACCCGTCCGAGTACGGTGCTGCTCTCCAGTACTTCACGGGGAGCAAGGACCACAACGTCCACCTGCGAAACATCGCAATCGACCGCGGCCTCAAGATGAACGAGTACGGGATGTTCGATATCTCGGACGTAGACGACCCTGACGGTGGCCCCCGCGTCGGGAGACGTGTCGCCGGCGAGACGGAAGCATCGATGTACGCGGCGCTCGACTTGCCGCTCATCACGCCGGAGATGCGCGAAGACACCGGCGAAATCGAAGCGGCCACCGACGGGTCGCTCCCCGACCTCATCGAAGCCGGTGAGATTCGCGGTGACCTCCACACGCACACGAACTGGTCCGACGGCGACAACACCATCGCAGAGATGGTCGCCGCGGCGGAAGAACGGGGCTACGACTTCCACGTCGTCTCGGACCACGCCACGGGACCG is drawn from Haloferax litoreum and contains these coding sequences:
- the polX gene encoding DNA polymerase/3'-5' exonuclease PolX, whose protein sequence is MSRNDEIATLLEEFADLLDAKDVAYKPSSYRRAAENVREYPNPVEELAEEGEDAVKAIDRVGDAIASKIVEYVETGHIEELDELRDELPVDMAGLTSVEGVGPKTVGTLYEELGITDLDELEAAARDGQIQEVKGFGAKTEANILEGIEFARKATGRELLGKARPVADDLLAYLGEHDAVGRAEPAGSMRRWRETVGDIDILVGSDDPSAVIDHFLAWDLVDDTIEAGAQKASTRVNAMRVDLRVVDPSEYGAALQYFTGSKDHNVHLRNIAIDRGLKMNEYGMFDISDVDDPDGGPRVGRRVAGETEASMYAALDLPLITPEMREDTGEIEAATDGSLPDLIEAGEIRGDLHTHTNWSDGDNTIAEMVAAAEERGYDFHVVSDHATGPGMVGGVGVDDDELLEQIDEVRAVAEDASITVFTGVEANVDAEGGLSVADDVLDHLDVVVASPHSALDQDRETATERLVRAMEHPAVDVLGHPTGRLINRRPGLPLDYERLAEAAVENGVALELNASPYRLDLNGEALKIAVEAGATIAIDTDAHRPAELDHARYGVHTARRGWVETADVINTWSLDDLTDFLH
- a CDS encoding DUF7311 family protein, whose amino-acid sequence is MIRVVLTCLLTVAIAGVAFPAVDAARADATTVTIGTMADDIAHAAASLAATEDPPPAGLAGARRHVVLDVPSGSWRATGVSRLTVHGGDGVELAATTASGTTIVRRVGGPRVHVVGERLVLGPGEHRLRLTLAANTAGPVVVVAPA
- a CDS encoding alkaline phosphatase family protein — protein: MGLFDRLRGKDHPRVAFIGIDGVPFSLLSEHPEEFPNFAALADDGAAGSIDSIVPPESSACWPALTTGVNPGETGVYGFQDREVGSYDTYVPMGRDVQATRLWDRVTDAGRKATVMNVPVTFPPQRNVQRMVSGFLSPGVDKAAYPDDFRDQLEEMGYKIDVNAKLGHDDDKSAFMDDAHETLDKRYEAFSHYLQEDDWDLFFGVFMTTDRVNHFLFKDYERDGKNKDAFVEFYRKVDEYIGNIREMLPEDVTLVVASDHGFTSLDYEVHCNTWLEQEGWLSYESDDHDSLSDIHADSKAYSLIPGRFFINLEGREPRGSVPKDEYEAVRDELKAELEALEGPDGKKVAERVVVKEEAFRGNHDDIAPDLVVIPNHGFDLKSGFKGHDDVFGTGPRNGMHSFDNATLYVDDPDAEIEDADLYDIAPTILDLMELDYARTELDGASLVHQ
- a CDS encoding DUF5788 family protein, whose product is MKEFERKQLLERVNREGATVGVQIPERIEVQGEDIDLKQFVFEIKRRDTIPPGERERVDQAKRNLRRERLERLEPIEDGEISYEEGRQLVDDIIGIDRALNALEQLRPTDLEQEAKLQNAADQKRWMNFLKKALGRDGGKSKRGGR
- a CDS encoding tubulin/FtsZ family protein — its product is MKTVLIGVGQAGGKLTAALQSFDQQMGFGAVLGAIGVNTAKTDLQSLPFETVLIGQDRVNGHGVGGDNELGAEVMEADKTEVMSALDGRITAKTEAIFVVAGLGGGSGSGGAPVLAKALRRVYDVPVYVLGILPGQDEGAMYQVNAGRSLKTVAREADAVLLVDNDAFRSSGESMSEGFDAINDAIARRVGLLLAAGEAVEGVGESVVDSSEVINTLRAGGIAALGYASAEASEVAEENINAVMSTARRSLLTGTSLPDASDADSALVVVAGKPDTIPRKGVERARRWVEEETGSLQVRGGDFPLESGRIASLILLGGVERSDRVESFMERARAAIEEAENEVREDPKEMWHNDELDDLL
- a CDS encoding DUF7310 family coiled-coil domain-containing protein — its product is MTPDTSAETHDGFAHAVDRTDELVSRLEAVERTVTGTDTDVSSLEDVAAIEDRLSAVESTVESLSERLDEVDAATQAVRGYLGGVRTVNEDVERRANAALAKAESLESALVDESETTFESAAIEQQRAPDAEPPQHRRSRPDDQHTSADNTRGLAARLRDVL